A genomic window from Silene latifolia isolate original U9 population chromosome Y, ASM4854445v1, whole genome shotgun sequence includes:
- the LOC141633717 gene encoding polyadenylate-binding protein RBP45-like isoform X1: MMQQPTGMVPSPMAPTVDPIQQGGVPGHPYGQPPPQQQPWMMPPPYNAPPAAAAGQIRGQPMTQYSMPPPPSAASPAHSAAANHDEIRSIWIGDLQYWMDENYLYNCFIASGEVQSVKVIRNKQTNQSERYGFIEFANRAAAERALATFNGALMPQTEQAFRLNWASLGVGQKRQDDSPDHTLFVGDLAADVTDLVLQEAFRAHYSSVKGAKVITDQTTGRSKGYGFVRFGDENEQTRVMTEMNGAILSTRPMRLGPAASKKPAAVQQKVAAYQSTSGNPGEVDPSNTTIFVGGLDPSVLDDQLRQAFSPYGELVHVKIPVGKGCGFVQFANRASADQALAALNGAQIGSQNVRLSWGRTPSAKQTQSGQAQWNGGAYYGYGQGYDAYGYAPVPQDPNMYYGNYTGYGNYQQTQQK, translated from the exons ATGATGCAGCAACCCACCGGAATGGTCCCATCACCAATGGCCCCAACCGTGGACCCCATCCAACAAGGTGGTGTGCCAGGTCACCCTTACGGCCAACCTCCACCTCAGCAGCAACCCTGGATGATGCCGCCGCCGTACAACGCTCCTCCCGCAGCCGCAGCCGGACAGATTCGGGGTCAGCCGATGACGCAATACTCCATGCCTCCGCCTCCCTCCGCTGCGTCTCCCGCTCACTCGGCCGCCGCGAATCATGATGAGATCAGGTCTATTTGGATCGGTGATTTGCAGTATTGGATGGACGAGAATTATCTCTACAACTGTTTTATCGCTTCCGGTGAG GTTCAATCTGTCAAGGTTATCCGCAATAAACAAACTAATCAATCAGAACGTTATGGTTTTATAGAATTTGCTAACCGTGCTGCAGCAGAGAGGGCCCTAGCTACTTTCAATGGTGCACTGATGCCACAAACAGAGCAGGCTTTCAGACTGAATTGGGCAAGTTTGGGCGTTGGTCAAAAGCGCCAAGATGACTCCCCTGATCACACACTTTTTGTTGGAGATCTTGCGGCAGATGTTACTGATCTCGTTCTTCAAGAAGCATTCCGAGCGCATTATTCTTCTGTTAAGGGTGCTAAGGTCATTACCGATCAAACAACAGGACGGTCCAAAGGTTATGGGTTTGTGCGATTTGGAGATGAGAATGAGCAAACACGTGTCATGACTGAAATGAATGGAGCCATTTTGTCAACTAGGCCCATGAGACTTGGTCCAGCTGCTAGCAAAAAACCTGCTGCTGTTCAGCAAAAAG TTGCAGCGTACCAGAGTACATCGGGAAATCCTGGGGAAGTTGACCCTTCTAACACAACA ATTTTTGTTGGTGGTTTGGACCCCAGTGTTCTAGATGATCAATTGAGACAAGCTTTTAGTCCTTATGGTGAGCTGGTTCATGTGAAAATACCAGTTGGCAAAGGCTGTGGTTTTGTGCAGTTTGCTAACAG AGCTTCTGCTGATCAAGCACTAGCTGCATTAAATGGAGCACAGATAGGATCTCAAAATGTTCGGCTCTCATGGGGACGCACTCCTTCAGCTAAACAG ACACAATCAGGCCAGGCCCAGTGGAATGGTGGTGCATATTATGGATATGGTCAGGGGTATGATGCTTATGGATATGCTCCAGTCCCCCAAGACCCTAATATGTACTATGGAAATTATACTGGATATGGAAATTACCAGCAAACCCAGCAG aaatga
- the LOC141633717 gene encoding polyadenylate-binding protein RBP45-like isoform X2, with the protein MMQQPTGMVPSPMAPTVDPIQQGGVPGHPYGQPPPQQQPWMMPPPYNAPPAAAAGQIRGQPMTQYSMPPPPSAASPAHSAAANHDEIRSIWIGDLQYWMDENYLYNCFIASGEVQSVKVIRNKQTNQSERYGFIEFANRAAAERALATFNGALMPQTEQAFRLNWASLGVGQKRQDDSPDHTLFVGDLAADVTDLVLQEAFRAHYSSVKGAKVITDQTTGRSKGYGFVRFGDENEQTRVMTEMNGAILSTRPMRLGPAASKKPAAVQQKVAAYQSTSGNPGEVDPSNTTIFVGGLDPSVLDDQLRQAFSPYGELVHVKIPVGKGCGFVQFANRASADQALAALNGAQIGSQNVRLSWGRTPSAKQTQSGQAQWNGGAYYGYGQGYDAYGYAPVPQDPNMYYGNYTGYGNYQQTQQ; encoded by the exons ATGATGCAGCAACCCACCGGAATGGTCCCATCACCAATGGCCCCAACCGTGGACCCCATCCAACAAGGTGGTGTGCCAGGTCACCCTTACGGCCAACCTCCACCTCAGCAGCAACCCTGGATGATGCCGCCGCCGTACAACGCTCCTCCCGCAGCCGCAGCCGGACAGATTCGGGGTCAGCCGATGACGCAATACTCCATGCCTCCGCCTCCCTCCGCTGCGTCTCCCGCTCACTCGGCCGCCGCGAATCATGATGAGATCAGGTCTATTTGGATCGGTGATTTGCAGTATTGGATGGACGAGAATTATCTCTACAACTGTTTTATCGCTTCCGGTGAG GTTCAATCTGTCAAGGTTATCCGCAATAAACAAACTAATCAATCAGAACGTTATGGTTTTATAGAATTTGCTAACCGTGCTGCAGCAGAGAGGGCCCTAGCTACTTTCAATGGTGCACTGATGCCACAAACAGAGCAGGCTTTCAGACTGAATTGGGCAAGTTTGGGCGTTGGTCAAAAGCGCCAAGATGACTCCCCTGATCACACACTTTTTGTTGGAGATCTTGCGGCAGATGTTACTGATCTCGTTCTTCAAGAAGCATTCCGAGCGCATTATTCTTCTGTTAAGGGTGCTAAGGTCATTACCGATCAAACAACAGGACGGTCCAAAGGTTATGGGTTTGTGCGATTTGGAGATGAGAATGAGCAAACACGTGTCATGACTGAAATGAATGGAGCCATTTTGTCAACTAGGCCCATGAGACTTGGTCCAGCTGCTAGCAAAAAACCTGCTGCTGTTCAGCAAAAAG TTGCAGCGTACCAGAGTACATCGGGAAATCCTGGGGAAGTTGACCCTTCTAACACAACA ATTTTTGTTGGTGGTTTGGACCCCAGTGTTCTAGATGATCAATTGAGACAAGCTTTTAGTCCTTATGGTGAGCTGGTTCATGTGAAAATACCAGTTGGCAAAGGCTGTGGTTTTGTGCAGTTTGCTAACAG AGCTTCTGCTGATCAAGCACTAGCTGCATTAAATGGAGCACAGATAGGATCTCAAAATGTTCGGCTCTCATGGGGACGCACTCCTTCAGCTAAACAG ACACAATCAGGCCAGGCCCAGTGGAATGGTGGTGCATATTATGGATATGGTCAGGGGTATGATGCTTATGGATATGCTCCAGTCCCCCAAGACCCTAATATGTACTATGGAAATTATACTGGATATGGAAATTACCAGCAAACCCAGCAG tAA